One region of Niallia sp. Man26 genomic DNA includes:
- a CDS encoding SDR family oxidoreductase, producing MKLLVLGGKGMAGHVMVAYFRKNPKFKVYYTSRDKQDKDSIYLDVTDLISLEKIIESIKPDIIINCIGILNEDAEKNPFIAMQVNSFLPHQLVKLAKRNGGKLIHISTDCVFSGDEGDYTEDSIPDGTTQYSKTKQYGEIKDDENLTIRTSIIGPEQKEHGIGLFLWFMKQTGEINGYEHVYWNGVTTIELAKATEKMIENNVTGLYHLCVKEKISKYELLKLFQTVFDKKDVKILPDKENKLDRTIVNTRTDYVYTPPSYLDMLKEMKTWMKANE from the coding sequence ATGAAGCTCTTAGTCCTTGGTGGCAAAGGGATGGCAGGACATGTAATGGTAGCTTATTTCAGAAAAAATCCGAAATTTAAAGTCTATTACACATCAAGGGATAAGCAGGATAAAGATAGTATTTATCTGGACGTGACCGATCTGATTTCTTTGGAGAAAATCATTGAATCTATAAAACCAGATATAATCATTAACTGTATCGGCATCTTAAACGAAGATGCCGAGAAAAATCCTTTTATTGCCATGCAAGTAAACAGCTTTTTACCGCATCAGCTCGTCAAACTAGCGAAAAGAAACGGCGGAAAATTGATTCATATTAGTACAGATTGTGTGTTTTCCGGCGATGAAGGAGATTATACAGAGGACAGTATTCCAGATGGTACTACCCAATATTCCAAAACAAAGCAATACGGGGAAATTAAAGATGATGAAAACCTGACTATTCGAACTTCGATAATTGGCCCTGAACAAAAAGAACACGGAATTGGCCTCTTCTTGTGGTTTATGAAGCAGACTGGTGAAATTAATGGATATGAGCACGTATACTGGAATGGTGTAACAACCATAGAGCTGGCGAAAGCAACTGAAAAGATGATTGAAAATAATGTAACAGGTCTTTATCATTTATGTGTAAAAGAAAAAATTTCAAAGTACGAATTGCTAAAGCTGTTCCAAACAGTGTTTGACAAAAAGGATGTGAAAATCCTTCCTGATAAGGAAAATAAACTTGACAGGACAATCGTAAATACGAGGACAGATTATGTCTACACTCCCCCCTCATACTTGGATATGCTAAAGGAAATGAAAACTTGGATGAAAGCAAATGAATAA
- a CDS encoding glycosyltransferase, which translates to MNILFVYYVPSGGVETLNRQRSAALKQAGINSHFLYFRKARDLVNDHEGPTFITDDDTEIKAILDKGNYQWMVIISDYKSIPRFRNFGYTGPIILEIQGYGPKHVAKTEMTNAVPYVTTPKVGLLNPKTPHISQIFSELFPSLPTYQFNNCFDSKKFAYKRLPKSEKPIVAWIGRLEDNKNWREFLQIGKQLLNGVNNGIQLYMFEDPTLSTQEERAAFQLLVEQLQLAEHLTVLPNIPNEQMADYYSVIGDSGGFLCSTSKVEGAPYSVLEAFSCKCPVLTTDSDGVRSSIIHNVTGKYYPLGDIEAACKEAKELMFSVPLREHIRTSAYLHLRREFSPEQYCQNFVSMMSDFGVKPQN; encoded by the coding sequence ATGAATATTCTATTTGTCTATTATGTGCCGAGCGGCGGGGTGGAAACATTAAATCGCCAACGTTCAGCTGCCCTTAAACAGGCTGGTATTAACAGCCATTTCCTATATTTCCGCAAAGCAAGAGATTTAGTTAATGACCATGAAGGACCAACATTTATCACAGATGATGATACAGAAATTAAAGCAATTTTAGATAAAGGCAATTATCAATGGATGGTAATCATTTCAGACTATAAATCGATTCCGCGCTTTCGGAATTTCGGATACACTGGCCCTATTATTTTGGAAATACAAGGGTATGGACCAAAGCATGTGGCCAAAACCGAAATGACGAACGCAGTACCATATGTGACAACACCAAAAGTTGGGTTACTCAATCCTAAGACACCCCATATTTCTCAAATTTTCAGTGAATTATTTCCGTCCCTACCAACCTACCAATTTAATAATTGTTTCGACAGCAAAAAATTCGCATATAAGCGCCTGCCAAAATCGGAGAAACCGATTGTAGCTTGGATTGGACGATTGGAGGACAATAAAAACTGGAGAGAGTTTCTGCAGATAGGAAAACAGCTCTTAAATGGTGTTAATAATGGTATTCAGCTTTATATGTTTGAGGATCCTACATTATCGACACAAGAGGAGAGAGCAGCCTTTCAACTTTTAGTGGAACAGCTCCAGCTAGCTGAACATTTGACAGTATTGCCGAATATCCCGAATGAACAAATGGCAGATTATTATTCGGTGATTGGAGATTCGGGCGGTTTTCTATGCTCTACATCTAAAGTGGAAGGTGCACCTTATTCTGTGCTCGAAGCATTCAGCTGCAAATGTCCTGTACTTACAACAGACTCTGATGGGGTGAGAAGTTCTATTATCCATAATGTAACTGGAAAGTATTATCCGCTAGGAGATATTGAAGCCGCGTGTAAGGAAGCGAAGGAGTTGATGTTCTCCGTACCCTTGAGGGAACATATCCGAACAAGTGCTTACTTGCATTTGAGACGTGAATTCAGTCCAGAGCAGTACTGCCAGAACTTTGTTTCCATGATGAGTGATTTTGGTGTAAAACCACAGAACTAG
- a CDS encoding NAD-dependent epimerase/dehydratase family protein, whose amino-acid sequence MNKTILITGASGFTGIHACRFFAEKGYHVYGAAKNPNSLIPGIKQLLLCDLANEQDVDKLIETCKPDYLLHLAGQNHVGDSWDNPVKTLEINALSTAYLLQAAANHRPDCKILIVGSALQTNPQDISAIPHPYSLSKTIQTMIALSWANLYDMDIRVAKPTNLIGPGNSNGVCAIFIKKILEASKDGKTPVIKVQNINATRDFIDVRDVVSAYEYILLKGSKNEVYDITTGVSQSLGNVLAHLEQLTGRTIDIKSVCSDASDTAPVIYPVKLKGLGWQQERSLTSSLVDMINYYQG is encoded by the coding sequence ATGAATAAAACAATCTTAATTACCGGTGCTAGCGGCTTTACAGGAATCCACGCTTGCAGATTTTTTGCAGAAAAAGGCTACCATGTTTATGGAGCAGCTAAAAATCCAAATTCCCTCATTCCTGGCATTAAACAGCTCCTACTATGTGATTTAGCTAACGAACAGGATGTGGATAAATTAATTGAAACATGCAAGCCGGATTACTTGCTGCATCTTGCAGGACAAAATCATGTCGGAGACTCCTGGGATAATCCTGTTAAAACACTGGAAATAAATGCGCTATCAACAGCCTATTTGCTTCAGGCAGCAGCTAATCACAGGCCAGACTGTAAAATTCTAATTGTCGGTTCAGCCTTGCAGACCAATCCACAGGATATATCCGCTATCCCGCACCCTTACAGTTTAAGCAAAACAATCCAAACAATGATTGCTCTATCTTGGGCTAATCTGTATGATATGGACATTAGAGTCGCAAAACCAACAAACTTGATTGGCCCTGGTAATTCTAACGGCGTTTGTGCAATTTTTATTAAAAAAATTCTCGAGGCTTCAAAAGATGGAAAAACACCAGTTATCAAGGTTCAAAATATAAATGCAACAAGGGATTTTATCGACGTTCGCGATGTTGTGTCTGCATATGAATATATCTTGCTTAAAGGAAGCAAAAACGAAGTGTATGATATTACAACAGGTGTTAGCCAGTCGTTAGGAAATGTTTTAGCGCATCTGGAACAATTAACAGGAAGAACTATTGATATAAAATCAGTTTGTTCTGATGCTTCCGATACTGCTCCTGTGATATACCCTGTTAAACTGAAAGGGTTAGGCTGGCAGCAGGAAAGGTCACTGACATCTTCTTTAGTTGATATGATCAATTATTATCAAGGATAA
- a CDS encoding AAA domain-containing protein produces the protein MISTSRYIKEWQLALQQEINHLKRFSGTKIALFNGQHLQTEENYTYYFESISFVKIPIGSSVVLTWGKAKINGRILSSDGKSLILQIDKSIGDYVSEAFVSHDPWELLEQLMIRFDAIKENKTKRMRIKRLMNPSMPAKHPQDMIKNHVHNLSLRSKYNPITFVWGPPGTGKTYTLARVALQKYWKGKRILLLSQSNQAVDVLMKEITKTAQSKERFKIGDILRYGGNAAEMDMHDEKITTSALLDEKDKALAVQKQELLDEKIKLKRDLARSFSSRDSQALLKMEEQIARVLEKIRKKELQFIKKAMVVGTTLAKAATDPAIYEDEYDLILLDEASMAYVPQTAFAASLGKRLIVCGDFKQLPPIAASRSEAVNKWLKEDIFHASGVADSVASGSLHQHLLLLNEQRRMHPSISSFTNKHIYHSLVSDHPTVSSSRKAITEKGPFPKEANILLDTSNFGYYGGFEKGTKSRINLMHMLLSLQLIVEAWKSGIRSIGYVTPYRAQSELMDAVTAELFPKQLADSSIQIATVHRFQGSEKDMIIFDSTEGYPHERPGMLLLGKDSDRLLNVAITRSKGKFIHIANCDFIKRRVGRDKAVRKLVEHQWSENLLVEQQKIGTWINSSHPYLKWQHAKNTKDIWEDMKNGKTVVAAMPDIVQVPQDWLQLLEAIAANTICKVYGPLKSFKNKRVDSMEYDAPFPFVIVDEHIVWIGHPLQLVPGAKPPSIAVRIESKQLAAYLLKQLS, from the coding sequence ATGATAAGCACCTCTAGATATATAAAAGAATGGCAGCTTGCTCTTCAGCAGGAAATAAATCATTTAAAAAGGTTCTCCGGTACGAAAATAGCGTTATTTAATGGCCAACATCTTCAAACAGAGGAGAACTATACATATTATTTTGAAAGCATTTCTTTCGTTAAAATACCTATCGGTTCATCGGTTGTCCTTACTTGGGGGAAAGCCAAGATTAACGGCCGCATTCTGTCTTCAGATGGTAAAAGCTTAATCCTCCAGATTGACAAATCAATCGGCGATTATGTGTCAGAAGCTTTTGTCAGCCACGATCCTTGGGAGCTTTTGGAGCAGCTGATGATCCGGTTTGATGCGATTAAGGAAAATAAGACGAAAAGAATGCGAATTAAAAGGCTGATGAATCCTTCCATGCCTGCGAAGCATCCCCAGGATATGATTAAAAACCATGTTCATAATCTTTCCTTGAGAAGCAAGTATAATCCCATCACCTTTGTATGGGGACCGCCGGGAACAGGTAAAACATATACATTAGCAAGAGTTGCCCTCCAAAAATATTGGAAGGGAAAAAGGATTCTTCTCCTGTCTCAAAGCAACCAAGCAGTAGATGTGCTCATGAAGGAAATAACGAAAACAGCACAAAGCAAAGAAAGATTTAAAATTGGCGATATTCTCCGGTATGGAGGCAATGCAGCAGAAATGGATATGCACGATGAAAAAATAACAACAAGTGCACTTCTTGACGAGAAGGACAAAGCTTTAGCTGTTCAAAAACAAGAATTGTTAGATGAAAAGATTAAATTAAAAAGAGATTTAGCGAGATCCTTCAGTAGCAGAGATTCACAAGCTCTACTTAAAATGGAGGAACAGATTGCAAGAGTATTAGAAAAAATACGAAAAAAAGAATTGCAGTTTATTAAAAAGGCGATGGTAGTTGGCACTACACTTGCTAAAGCTGCGACAGACCCAGCTATTTATGAGGATGAATATGATCTTATTCTCCTTGATGAAGCAAGTATGGCCTATGTGCCGCAAACAGCCTTTGCAGCTTCACTTGGAAAGCGATTGATCGTATGCGGCGACTTTAAACAATTGCCTCCGATTGCAGCAAGCAGAAGCGAAGCAGTGAATAAATGGCTGAAAGAGGATATTTTCCATGCGTCAGGCGTTGCCGACAGTGTAGCATCCGGGTCCCTTCATCAGCATTTGCTGTTACTGAATGAACAGAGAAGGATGCATCCAAGCATATCGTCTTTTACTAATAAGCATATATATCACTCACTTGTTTCCGATCATCCAACCGTTTCATCATCGCGAAAAGCGATCACAGAAAAAGGTCCTTTTCCGAAAGAAGCCAATATCCTCTTGGATACAAGTAATTTTGGCTATTATGGCGGCTTTGAAAAAGGCACAAAATCACGTATTAATCTCATGCATATGCTGCTCTCCTTACAGCTGATTGTAGAAGCATGGAAAAGCGGAATAAGAAGCATTGGCTATGTGACGCCATATAGAGCTCAAAGTGAACTGATGGACGCTGTTACCGCTGAACTGTTCCCTAAGCAGCTTGCTGATAGCAGTATTCAGATAGCGACAGTCCATCGTTTCCAAGGCAGTGAAAAGGATATGATTATATTTGACAGCACAGAAGGGTACCCTCATGAGCGGCCGGGAATGCTGCTGCTTGGAAAAGACAGTGACAGATTATTGAACGTGGCAATTACGAGGTCTAAGGGTAAGTTTATTCATATTGCTAACTGTGATTTCATCAAAAGAAGAGTAGGCAGAGATAAGGCTGTAAGAAAGCTTGTGGAGCATCAATGGAGTGAGAATTTACTAGTTGAACAGCAGAAAATCGGCACATGGATTAATTCCAGCCACCCGTATCTTAAATGGCAGCATGCAAAAAACACGAAAGATATATGGGAAGATATGAAGAATGGAAAAACCGTTGTTGCTGCAATGCCGGATATAGTTCAAGTTCCACAAGACTGGCTGCAGCTTTTAGAAGCAATTGCTGCAAACACAATATGCAAAGTATATGGTCCATTAAAGAGTTTTAAAAATAAACGTGTCGATAGTATGGAATATGACGCTCCCTTTCCGTTTGTCATTGTAGATGAACACATCGTATGGATTGGTCATCCACTGCAGCTCGTGCCAGGAGCAAAGCCACCTTCCATAGCAGTCAGAATAGAATCGAAACAGCTTGCCGCCTATTTGCTTAAACAGCTGTCGTAA
- the wecB gene encoding UDP-N-acetylglucosamine 2-epimerase (non-hydrolyzing) — MKVLTILGTRPEIIRLSLIIGKLDQLADKHILVHTGQNFTSSLSEIFFQEMGIRKPDYVLSEKHQSLGEQLAVIFKELELILNREKPDKVLVLGDTNSGLSSILAERMGIPVYHMEAGNRCFDLEVPEEKNRKLIDSVSSFNLPYTPQSKQNLMQEGFPSSRILVTGNPIYEVLLHYGEQIDSSRILEKLSLKEQDYFLVTTHRAENVDYKDRLKEIITGINSIAKLYKKRIICSIHPRTRARIEQNKELKIDPLIEFYEPFGFFDFVKLEQNALCVLTDSGTVQEECCLFHVPTVTIRKTTERMETIECGSNILSGLNGKHITSCVQAMVNQSRKWSFPEGYDHVNVSDKIVKIVLGGMKVV, encoded by the coding sequence ATGAAAGTATTGACAATATTGGGGACAAGGCCAGAGATTATACGTCTTAGTTTGATAATTGGCAAACTCGATCAATTGGCAGATAAACATATCCTTGTGCATACAGGACAAAACTTCACTTCGTCATTAAGTGAAATATTTTTTCAGGAAATGGGAATAAGAAAGCCAGATTATGTGCTTAGTGAAAAGCATCAGTCGTTGGGAGAACAGCTTGCCGTCATATTCAAAGAATTAGAATTGATATTAAATAGAGAAAAGCCGGATAAAGTGTTGGTACTTGGTGATACAAACAGTGGTTTAAGCTCCATTTTAGCAGAAAGAATGGGCATTCCAGTCTATCATATGGAAGCTGGAAACCGATGCTTTGATTTGGAAGTTCCAGAAGAAAAAAATAGAAAGCTAATTGACAGTGTCTCTAGCTTTAATCTCCCATACACACCACAAAGCAAGCAGAATCTTATGCAGGAAGGATTCCCATCGAGCAGAATACTTGTGACTGGAAACCCCATTTACGAGGTACTGCTTCATTATGGCGAACAAATTGATTCTAGTCGGATATTAGAAAAACTTTCCCTTAAAGAACAAGATTATTTCCTTGTTACCACACATAGAGCAGAAAATGTCGATTATAAAGATCGGTTAAAGGAAATCATTACTGGCATCAATTCGATAGCAAAATTGTATAAAAAAAGGATTATTTGCAGCATACATCCCCGCACAAGAGCTCGTATAGAACAAAACAAAGAGCTGAAGATTGATCCTTTAATTGAATTTTATGAGCCATTTGGATTTTTTGATTTTGTGAAGCTAGAACAAAACGCCCTATGTGTGCTTACTGACAGTGGAACTGTCCAGGAGGAATGCTGCTTATTCCATGTTCCGACTGTAACAATCCGCAAGACTACAGAACGGATGGAAACAATTGAATGCGGAAGTAATATCCTGTCCGGGCTGAATGGCAAACACATCACAAGCTGTGTGCAGGCAATGGTTAATCAATCAAGAAAATGGTCTTTTCCTGAAGGCTATGATCATGTGAATGTATCAGATAAAATAGTAAAAATTGTATTGGGAGGAATGAAAGTTGTTTGA
- a CDS encoding glycosyltransferase family 4 protein, producing the protein MKILLATYWIVPHVGGVWNYMNQLKKRLEVLGHEVDLLGYGELHKYTYFVSEEKKIFNDDLQVEINSRLASIQHKPYMADPVVTYCEKHRIGYEIAISSLDLLKYDIIHTQDVFSTTSFGKLQLNGPKLIATLHGSVAHEMKDHLLYEHVTATSQIGCTYFDELEYLGATSADVTIVANNWLKDILINEFHVPAEQMTVLHYGFDIEDFLNRIDPQDRSITKPIGKQVILFTGRLVALKGVHVLIEALKQLRGSLSNWVCWIVGEGEKLNELKLQAAEAGLGDMIVFFGKREDIPQFLSRADVYVLPSMIENQPLSVIEAQIVGKACIVSDAGGLPEMITHGLTGLIVPKGNVEELRNSLYMLLVNKQYQTFLGANAKQWGLKHWSLETGVENIMAIYRQATTP; encoded by the coding sequence ATGAAAATCCTGCTTGCGACATACTGGATCGTTCCACATGTCGGAGGAGTATGGAATTATATGAACCAATTAAAAAAACGACTTGAGGTATTAGGTCATGAAGTAGATTTATTAGGGTACGGAGAATTGCATAAGTACACATATTTTGTATCAGAAGAAAAAAAGATTTTTAATGATGATTTACAAGTAGAAATAAACAGCCGTTTAGCAAGCATCCAGCATAAACCGTATATGGCAGATCCAGTTGTCACTTATTGTGAAAAACACCGGATTGGATATGAAATTGCCATTTCCAGTCTCGATTTGCTTAAGTACGATATCATTCATACACAGGATGTGTTTTCAACAACTAGCTTTGGGAAGCTGCAGTTGAATGGACCTAAGTTAATTGCAACCTTGCATGGTTCAGTTGCACACGAAATGAAAGATCATCTTCTCTATGAACATGTTACAGCAACATCCCAAATAGGCTGTACGTATTTCGATGAATTGGAGTATTTAGGAGCAACTTCTGCTGATGTAACAATTGTTGCAAACAATTGGCTTAAGGATATTCTCATCAATGAATTTCATGTACCAGCAGAGCAAATGACTGTCCTTCATTATGGATTTGATATAGAAGATTTTTTGAACAGAATCGATCCGCAGGATAGGAGCATAACAAAACCAATTGGGAAACAAGTAATTCTTTTTACTGGAAGACTAGTTGCATTGAAAGGTGTGCACGTATTAATTGAAGCATTAAAACAGCTCAGAGGTTCTTTATCGAATTGGGTATGCTGGATTGTAGGAGAAGGTGAAAAGCTGAATGAACTTAAGCTTCAAGCAGCAGAAGCTGGTTTGGGAGATATGATTGTATTCTTTGGAAAACGAGAAGACATCCCGCAGTTTCTATCTAGGGCAGATGTCTATGTTTTGCCAAGCATGATCGAAAACCAGCCATTATCTGTTATTGAAGCACAGATTGTCGGCAAAGCATGTATTGTGAGCGATGCAGGGGGACTCCCTGAAATGATTACACATGGGTTAACAGGATTGATTGTTCCAAAAGGGAATGTCGAAGAGCTTCGGAACAGTCTTTATATGCTTTTAGTAAATAAGCAATACCAAACGTTTCTTGGAGCTAACGCCAAGCAATGGGGACTAAAGCATTGGTCCTTAGAAACTGGAGTGGAGAATATTATGGCGATTTATCGCCAAGCAACCACCCCTTAA
- a CDS encoding peptidylprolyl isomerase, with protein MEQKKKFRQNRLLLACLLLLTMGLAACGSTNEAEDSKSSTSNSPTIEVNPIVTITMEDDSKIEIELYPKKAPNTVNNFVTLVEKGYYDGLTFHRVIPDFMIQGGDPAGNGTGGPGYAINGEFSDNGFDNDLKHERGVISMARSGDPDSAGSQFFIMTKTTESLDGQYAAFGKVISGMEVVDKIVAVDRDANDKPKEDVIMKKVSVDTKGVNFPEPQKVE; from the coding sequence ATGGAACAGAAGAAGAAATTCCGACAAAACAGATTATTGCTTGCATGTTTGTTGTTGCTAACGATGGGACTTGCAGCATGCGGCAGTACGAATGAAGCGGAGGATTCAAAAAGCTCTACATCTAATTCTCCAACTATTGAGGTAAATCCAATTGTGACCATTACCATGGAAGATGATTCAAAGATTGAAATCGAATTATATCCGAAAAAAGCGCCGAATACTGTCAACAACTTTGTTACACTTGTAGAAAAGGGTTACTATGATGGATTAACATTTCATCGAGTTATTCCTGACTTCATGATCCAAGGCGGAGATCCGGCGGGGAATGGCACAGGTGGTCCTGGCTATGCGATAAATGGGGAGTTCTCAGACAATGGATTTGACAATGATCTGAAGCATGAACGAGGCGTAATCAGCATGGCAAGATCAGGCGATCCAGATTCAGCAGGCTCTCAGTTTTTCATTATGACTAAAACGACAGAAAGCTTGGATGGCCAATATGCAGCATTTGGTAAAGTCATTAGCGGCATGGAAGTAGTCGACAAAATCGTTGCCGTTGACAGAGATGCTAATGATAAACCGAAGGAAGATGTTATCATGAAGAAAGTAAGTGTGGATACGAAGGGCGTTAATTTTCCAGAGCCGCAAAAGGTAGAATAG
- a CDS encoding glycosyltransferase, producing the protein MYPKISIIIPFYNCAYVDQAIRSALNQTYPNVEIVLVDDGSVKYREKIMPYRSRIKYIRKENGGTATALNRGIAEATGEYIAWLSSDDLFKPEKLKRQMEFMLERGLDASFTNYDIIDSNNNVRIPSNGANYSTMKAVYEGYLYSNPINGCTILIKKTIFEKYGDFNPAMVYTHDYEMWFRLLSKGVHIVYLEESLTQFRSHSESGTTKYQQQMLAEMQVIEAMYRPLIVQYIVDHYLLL; encoded by the coding sequence TTGTATCCGAAAATATCAATCATCATCCCTTTTTATAATTGCGCTTATGTAGATCAAGCCATCAGGAGTGCCTTGAATCAAACCTATCCGAATGTAGAAATAGTTCTAGTTGACGATGGCTCCGTTAAATACAGAGAAAAAATTATGCCATATAGGTCACGAATAAAGTATATTCGAAAAGAAAATGGTGGTACTGCAACAGCTTTGAACAGGGGCATTGCAGAAGCGACCGGTGAGTATATAGCATGGCTTAGCTCAGATGATCTTTTCAAGCCCGAAAAACTTAAGCGGCAAATGGAATTTATGTTGGAAAGAGGATTAGACGCAAGCTTTACAAACTATGATATTATCGACAGTAACAATAATGTACGAATCCCATCTAATGGTGCCAACTATTCAACTATGAAGGCAGTATATGAAGGTTATTTATACTCTAACCCAATAAACGGATGTACTATTTTAATCAAAAAAACCATTTTTGAAAAATATGGAGACTTTAACCCTGCAATGGTATATACACATGATTATGAAATGTGGTTTCGTTTACTGTCTAAAGGGGTGCATATTGTTTACTTGGAAGAGTCATTGACACAGTTCCGCTCCCATTCTGAATCTGGTACAACTAAATACCAACAGCAGATGCTTGCAGAAATGCAGGTCATTGAGGCAATGTACAGACCGCTTATAGTTCAGTATATTGTTGATCATTATTTACTTCTTTAA
- a CDS encoding peptidylprolyl isomerase has protein sequence MAENGYILMQNGEKIEFELYPNEAPGTVENFTKLAKEGFYDGLTFHRVIPGFVSQGGDPNGNGTGGPGYTIKCETQGNPHTHQEGSLSMAHAGKDTGGSQFFIVHDPQPHLNGVHTVFGKVTSGISAVKAMRNGDVMEKVVIGE, from the coding sequence ATGGCAGAAAATGGATACATACTAATGCAAAACGGTGAAAAGATCGAATTCGAACTTTATCCGAACGAAGCACCAGGAACAGTAGAAAACTTCACAAAACTTGCTAAAGAAGGCTTTTATGATGGATTGACTTTCCATCGCGTTATCCCAGGCTTCGTAAGCCAAGGTGGAGACCCTAACGGCAACGGTACAGGCGGTCCTGGTTACACAATCAAATGTGAAACACAAGGCAATCCTCATACACACCAAGAAGGCTCATTATCAATGGCTCATGCTGGTAAAGACACTGGCGGTAGCCAATTCTTTATCGTACATGATCCTCAACCGCATTTAAACGGAGTACATACAGTATTCGGTAAAGTAACATCTGGAATCTCTGCTGTTAAAGCAATGAGAAACGGCGATGTTATGGAGAAAGTTGTAATCGGAGAATAA
- a CDS encoding polysaccharide biosynthesis protein has product MFENKKILITGGTGSWGHELVKQLLNENPEEIRIFSRNESVQFMMKQEFDNHPKLHFIIGDIKEKETLMDACQNIDYLFHLAALKHVPICEHQPLEALKTNVIGTQNVIDAAIAQNVHKVVYISTDKASDPSNFYGLSKAMGEKLIIHANTLNTDTKFVCIRGGNVLGTNGSVIHVFKKQIRDKQTVGITDLKMTRFFLTVQEAIKLVFKATFESFGGEIFVMKMPACRIIDLADVIVELSQVENVKTEILGIRPGEKIHELLLSKYECTTTCIYDEEYYVILPSIHIDGLKEHYENCSPVDLDEYNSGIGLISKEEIKEMLSKGGLI; this is encoded by the coding sequence TTGTTTGAAAATAAAAAGATTTTAATTACTGGTGGAACTGGTTCATGGGGACATGAGCTGGTGAAGCAGCTGCTCAATGAAAATCCAGAGGAAATTCGCATTTTTTCCAGAAATGAATCTGTGCAATTCATGATGAAACAAGAGTTTGACAATCATCCTAAGCTGCATTTTATTATTGGTGACATTAAAGAAAAAGAAACCTTGATGGATGCATGCCAAAATATCGATTATTTATTCCATTTAGCAGCCTTAAAGCACGTGCCAATTTGTGAACACCAGCCTCTTGAAGCATTAAAAACAAACGTCATCGGCACCCAGAATGTCATAGATGCTGCGATTGCACAAAATGTCCACAAGGTCGTCTATATTTCAACAGACAAAGCCTCTGATCCGTCTAATTTCTATGGTTTATCAAAAGCGATGGGAGAAAAATTAATCATTCATGCGAACACACTTAATACAGATACGAAATTCGTCTGCATTCGCGGTGGTAATGTTCTCGGAACAAACGGAAGTGTTATCCATGTCTTCAAAAAGCAAATTCGTGATAAGCAAACGGTCGGCATCACAGATTTAAAAATGACAAGATTCTTTTTGACCGTACAAGAGGCAATCAAACTAGTATTTAAAGCAACATTTGAAAGCTTTGGCGGCGAGATTTTTGTCATGAAAATGCCTGCATGCCGAATTATAGACTTAGCTGATGTAATAGTCGAACTTTCACAAGTAGAAAATGTAAAAACCGAAATACTCGGAATCCGCCCAGGTGAGAAAATTCATGAGCTGCTGCTGTCCAAATATGAGTGTACTACAACATGCATTTATGATGAGGAATATTATGTTATCTTGCCATCCATTCATATTGATGGGTTAAAAGAGCATTATGAAAATTGCTCTCCTGTTGACCTGGATGAGTATAATTCTGGCATCGGCTTAATCAGCAAAGAGGAAATCAAGGAGATGCTATCGAAAGGCGGTCTTATCTAA